The following coding sequences lie in one Enterococcus sp. 9E7_DIV0242 genomic window:
- a CDS encoding helix-turn-helix domain-containing protein, producing the protein MNVGERMKARRKQLGISADDVAKKLGVSRSTIFRYEKGDIEKLPTNIMDDLSDILKTTPAYLMGWSDVPSMNNEIIDVSKLVNIVHELEPERKEKIYRFAEQQLNEQNGIVNLDKHSQNKKIVNGRSTAAGFPIDGDTEDKEASIMIIDQTEIPSDADEIVTIAGDSMEPDYPQGSQVFIHYQPEVEEGEIAIVAIKDEGVTCKKVYYDFDEKKIILESINEEYKDMVYPMDEIRVIGKVL; encoded by the coding sequence ATGAATGTTGGCGAAAGGATGAAAGCCAGAAGAAAGCAGTTAGGCATTAGTGCTGATGATGTAGCAAAAAAGCTAGGAGTTTCTAGGTCTACAATTTTCAGATATGAAAAAGGTGATATTGAAAAACTTCCAACTAATATAATGGATGATTTATCCGATATTTTAAAGACCACTCCTGCGTATTTAATGGGATGGAGTGATGTTCCATCTATGAATAATGAAATTATTGATGTGAGTAAACTTGTTAATATTGTCCATGAATTGGAACCAGAAAGAAAAGAAAAAATATATCGTTTTGCAGAACAACAACTTAACGAACAGAATGGAATTGTAAATCTTGATAAACATTCGCAAAACAAAAAAATTGTCAATGGTCGCTCGACTGCTGCTGGATTTCCTATAGATGGTGATACTGAGGATAAAGAGGCATCTATAATGATTATCGATCAAACTGAAATTCCAAGTGACGCTGATGAAATAGTTACTATCGCGGGAGATAGCATGGAACCTGATTATCCACAAGGAAGTCAAGTATTCATACATTATCAGCCCGAGGTTGAAGAAGGCGAAATTGCTATTGTCGCAATTAAGGATGAAGGGGTTACTTGTAAAAAAGTGTATTATGATTTTGATGAGAAGAAAATTATTTTAGAATCTATAAATGAGGAATACAAAGATATGGTCTACCCTATGGATGAAATTAGAGTGATAGGGAAAGTGTTATAA
- a CDS encoding lipoprotein, whose amino-acid sequence MKKISFFILAGLTVFSLAACGDDSSDKVTVTSESKTEESKKTETKEESEVGARSNPVPLGQTATFDTAYFVDGGEQIKTNLSITLSNVVRGEEAYNYLLSANQFNEVAPEGKEWVIFDVSMKMNSGSQDKAMYVMASFTPIASTGEEVPQDTYGTLAEGESFGLKDLYEGGTMTGKEAMLIPVGDDTLIKYTGDDFSTTVFFSLK is encoded by the coding sequence ATGAAAAAGATATCGTTTTTTATTTTAGCAGGTCTAACTGTATTCTCTTTAGCAGCTTGTGGTGATGACTCTAGTGATAAAGTTACGGTAACGTCAGAATCTAAAACAGAAGAAAGCAAAAAAACAGAAACAAAAGAAGAATCAGAAGTAGGCGCTAGATCAAACCCTGTACCGTTGGGCCAAACAGCTACTTTTGATACAGCTTATTTTGTAGATGGTGGAGAACAAATCAAAACAAATTTATCTATTACCTTATCGAACGTCGTTAGAGGAGAAGAAGCATATAACTATCTGTTGAGTGCTAATCAATTCAACGAAGTAGCTCCCGAAGGTAAAGAATGGGTTATTTTTGATGTTTCTATGAAAATGAACTCAGGTAGTCAAGATAAAGCTATGTATGTTATGGCAAGCTTTACACCTATTGCTTCCACTGGCGAAGAAGTTCCACAAGACACTTATGGAACATTGGCTGAAGGTGAATCATTTGGATTAAAAGATTTGTATGAAGGTGGAACAATGACAGGAAAAGAAGCAATGCTGATTCCAGTTGGAGATGACACTTTGATAAAATATACTGGCGACGATTTTTCTACAACAGTTTTCTTTAGTCTTAAATAA
- a CDS encoding DUF1071 domain-containing protein — protein sequence MAEKKQEFEVAENHIFNVLYQIDVKNVVEKKNNLTYLSWAWAWAEVCKRYPDATYKIERDEITKMPYLYDPQTGYMVFTQVTIKNQTHEMWLPVMDSANKAMKDSSYTYKVANWEWDPEQNKNVKNGETDRTVEAATMFDINKALMRCLVKNLAMFGLGLYIYAGEDMPEDISMLDLASERSKKIFHGALEKLASKYEKTADEALTLLTETAKITADDFKWTKGDLGTLKRGMNWLEEQYKNPVDEQ from the coding sequence ATGGCTGAGAAAAAACAAGAATTTGAAGTAGCAGAAAACCACATTTTTAATGTGCTTTATCAGATTGATGTAAAAAATGTAGTTGAAAAGAAAAACAACCTCACTTATCTATCTTGGGCGTGGGCATGGGCGGAAGTATGCAAAAGATATCCAGATGCAACGTACAAAATTGAACGTGACGAAATTACAAAAATGCCATATCTATACGATCCACAAACAGGATATATGGTTTTTACGCAAGTAACTATTAAAAATCAAACACATGAAATGTGGCTACCGGTTATGGATAGTGCCAACAAAGCGATGAAAGATAGCTCATACACATATAAAGTTGCAAACTGGGAATGGGACCCGGAACAAAACAAGAATGTGAAAAACGGGGAAACAGACAGAACTGTTGAAGCAGCAACCATGTTCGATATCAATAAAGCGCTCATGCGTTGTCTTGTAAAGAACTTGGCTATGTTTGGTTTAGGTCTCTATATTTATGCCGGAGAAGACATGCCGGAAGATATCTCTATGTTGGACTTAGCAAGCGAAAGAAGTAAAAAAATCTTTCATGGTGCATTGGAAAAGCTTGCATCTAAGTACGAGAAAACAGCTGATGAAGCGCTGACTCTCTTAACTGAGACCGCTAAAATTACCGCTGATGATTTTAAGTGGACCAAGGGAGACTTGGGAACGTTAAAACGTGGTATGAATTGGCTTGAAGAGCAGTACAAGAATCCAGTTGATGAACAATGA
- a CDS encoding helix-turn-helix transcriptional regulator has translation MINVLKLKGAIVEKGTTQQAVADAIGIDRSTFYRKMKNGGDFSIEEAKKIAKEVPLTNFEAVEIFFGEEVAKTLLFSTEKNQLAHS, from the coding sequence ATGATAAATGTATTGAAGCTAAAAGGAGCTATAGTCGAGAAAGGAACAACTCAACAAGCGGTGGCAGACGCGATTGGAATTGATAGAAGTACATTCTATAGAAAGATGAAAAATGGTGGCGACTTTTCAATTGAAGAAGCAAAAAAAATAGCAAAAGAGGTGCCTTTAACTAACTTTGAAGCAGTTGAAATTTTTTTTGGCGAAGAAGTCGCAAAAACGCTACTTTTTTCAACAGAGAAAAATCAACTGGCACATTCATAA
- a CDS encoding DUF771 domain-containing protein — MIEELIRKIAREEAANVAVVEPGTELLCRGNLKTMQALLKRGRNFSLEVFWSFRDELDANNNGFVYYPGDSRAGNGYNFDAMKMANWIRENESRIFKK, encoded by the coding sequence ATGATTGAAGAACTAATCAGAAAAATTGCAAGAGAAGAAGCAGCCAACGTTGCTGTAGTTGAACCAGGTACAGAACTTCTTTGTAGAGGTAATTTAAAAACGATGCAAGCATTACTAAAAAGAGGAAGAAATTTTTCTTTAGAAGTATTTTGGTCATTTAGAGACGAGCTTGATGCTAACAACAACGGCTTTGTGTACTATCCAGGAGATTCAAGAGCGGGCAACGGGTATAACTTCGATGCAATGAAAATGGCTAATTGGATTAGAGAAAATGAGTCTCGGATATTCAAAAAATGA
- a CDS encoding putative HNHc nuclease, whose amino-acid sequence MKLFGKVTKISGKEITLSLDNESELRRILTLSDGAQPLVEVNISDQREIQPEQRNMAYAMLREIDNHFGYPLGWAKAKTKFEFEYETGIEFSLSNTSIEIATLYIKYLIAFMFQECVPFSNGYEPLEETINWQMFCAIRTRQCAVCRQEHSDIHHAIGFVGMGNNRRNVNHLKSKFICLCREHHNEIHWRGLTEFMKHYHVAPIKLKEETLVRLGLMTKRQAKELQEDEESGTA is encoded by the coding sequence ATGAAACTATTCGGAAAAGTAACCAAAATATCAGGGAAAGAAATTACTCTTTCCCTTGATAATGAATCGGAGCTGAGAAGGATTCTAACGCTGTCAGACGGAGCGCAGCCGCTTGTTGAGGTAAATATATCAGATCAACGTGAAATACAACCTGAACAACGAAATATGGCTTATGCGATGCTGAGAGAAATTGACAATCATTTTGGTTATCCGCTTGGGTGGGCTAAAGCAAAAACAAAGTTTGAATTTGAATACGAAACAGGCATAGAGTTCTCTTTGAGTAATACAAGCATAGAGATAGCAACGCTCTATATCAAGTACCTAATCGCTTTCATGTTTCAAGAGTGTGTGCCTTTCTCGAATGGCTATGAGCCTTTGGAAGAAACGATCAATTGGCAGATGTTCTGCGCAATCAGGACCCGACAATGCGCGGTCTGCAGACAAGAACACTCTGATATCCATCACGCAATTGGATTTGTCGGAATGGGTAACAATAGGCGAAATGTGAACCACTTGAAATCTAAATTCATTTGTCTTTGCCGAGAACATCACAACGAAATTCACTGGCGAGGATTAACTGAGTTTATGAAGCATTACCATGTAGCGCCAATCAAATTGAAGGAAGAAACGCTAGTCCGATTAGGACTAATGACTAAGAGACAAGCAAAAGAATTACAGGAGGATGAAGAGAGTGGCACAGCGTAG
- a CDS encoding HNH endonuclease: protein MEEEWRYVKHDGKERFSYQISSKGRVKSLLTAKATILKTRVNQWGYEVVNLKIDRETKTKQVHRLVAEAFLGIDLAKSQVNHKDGDKLNNLLDNLEWVTPKENIEHANRMKLRDARGHKKLSDREKDAILYLTTLSEITYLTIATAFSVNKRTVSKIASEWRKEKASDTPASKV, encoded by the coding sequence ATGGAAGAAGAATGGCGCTATGTGAAGCATGATGGAAAAGAAAGATTCTCGTATCAGATTTCATCAAAAGGGAGAGTCAAATCCTTGTTAACGGCAAAAGCTACAATTTTAAAAACGCGTGTTAATCAATGGGGTTATGAAGTGGTTAATCTCAAAATAGATAGGGAGACAAAAACCAAGCAGGTCCATCGGTTAGTGGCAGAAGCATTTCTTGGTATAGATTTAGCAAAAAGTCAAGTCAACCATAAGGATGGGGATAAGCTGAATAATCTGCTTGATAACCTTGAATGGGTTACTCCGAAGGAGAATATTGAACACGCAAACAGAATGAAACTCAGGGATGCTAGAGGGCATAAGAAGCTATCTGACAGAGAGAAAGATGCGATTTTGTATCTAACTACATTGTCAGAAATCACGTATCTAACAATAGCGACCGCCTTTAGCGTAAATAAGCGGACAGTATCAAAAATAGCGAGTGAGTGGAGAAAAGAAAAAGCCTCAGACACGCCGGCAAGCAAGGTCTGA